In Actinomadura citrea, a single window of DNA contains:
- a CDS encoding phosphatase PAP2 family protein yields the protein MSLLDKPPRQVGALSRLRRPGRAGAAAGRPGGRPRPVRELLLIIVLFAAYKLGRLLADGRVSEAFDNAHRVLRLEHVLGLPGEAGVQHGLLHSQFLVHAANSYYAYVHFPAAVLFLLWIYLRRPVHYRWVRRVLVALTAAALVLHLLVPLAPPRMLPAAGLIDTAARYGPSVYGAPQTDTIANQYAAMPSLHIGWAAVIALGLVVTSRTRWRWMWLLHPIATIAVVVGTANHYWLDGIVVLALLSVTVLLLRPPPADEPAG from the coding sequence GTGAGCCTCCTCGACAAGCCGCCCCGCCAGGTCGGCGCGTTATCACGACTGCGCAGGCCGGGACGGGCCGGCGCGGCCGCGGGACGCCCCGGCGGCCGGCCGCGGCCCGTCCGCGAGCTCCTGCTGATCATCGTGCTGTTCGCCGCCTACAAGCTCGGTCGGCTGCTGGCGGACGGGCGGGTGAGCGAGGCGTTCGACAACGCCCACCGCGTCCTGCGCCTGGAGCACGTCCTCGGCCTGCCGGGCGAGGCGGGCGTCCAGCACGGGCTGCTTCACAGCCAGTTCCTCGTGCACGCGGCCAACTCTTACTACGCCTACGTGCACTTCCCAGCCGCCGTGCTGTTCCTGCTCTGGATCTACCTGCGGCGGCCCGTCCACTACCGGTGGGTGCGCCGGGTGCTCGTGGCGCTCACCGCCGCGGCGCTCGTCCTGCACCTGCTCGTGCCGCTGGCGCCTCCGCGCATGCTGCCCGCGGCGGGGCTGATCGACACCGCCGCCCGGTACGGGCCCTCGGTGTACGGGGCGCCGCAGACCGACACGATCGCCAACCAGTACGCGGCCATGCCGTCCCTGCACATCGGCTGGGCGGCCGTCATCGCGCTCGGGCTGGTCGTCACGTCCCGGACGCGGTGGCGGTGGATGTGGCTCCTGCACCCGATCGCGACGATCGCGGTCGTCGTCGGCACCGCCAACCACTACTGGCTGGACGGGATCGTGGTGCTGGCGCTGCTGTCGGTCACCGTCCTGCTGCTGCGCCCGCCGCCGGCGGACGAGCCCGCCGGTTAG
- the cphA gene encoding cyanophycin synthetase, producing the protein MRLDHVRRLGGPNIYLSRPVAIARLDLQGLTGHETTDHPGFAERLVDALPGLAEHHCSAGRPGGLLEAMARGTYFGHVTEHVTLELSGLIGREVFFGRTVRAGGPAEYDVILECPPDEPSQSPVVERLITLAVRIVNGALAGLVPGTSADLARIAAVHEEERLGVSTAALARAARERGVPVRRVGGLNLLRLGYGRYRRTVWAAMTDATSAIGMEVAGDKRLAHRLLADAGLPVPEGRVAASPGEALEALRAVGSPVVVKPLAGHQGEGVHIELTTPPEVVAAFASAAGDGGEVLVESYIPGKDYRVLVVGGRVAAAAELTAACVTGDGTATVAALVERVNADPARGQGHDRPLTRLVLGPAELALLERQGHGPRSVPADGERVWLRRNANLSTGGTSRDVTADVHPEVAAMCVRAAAAVGMDVCGIDLRLPDAASPPPAERGAAGILEVNAAPGLRMHLAPHQGAGRDVAGDIIGLMYPEGTPSRVPVVSVTGTNGKTTTVRMIAHMLELDGRRTGMTSTEGVYVGGQLVHRSDASGPRSAEMVLGDRSVEAAVLETARGGIVRRGLGYDRADVAVVTNVTRDHLGVDDTETVDDLVDIKSLVAEEIRQGGHVVLNAEDAASAGLAGRPGVRERDPVLRYFALSPDAPVLAGHLRRGGAGYSVRDGWLTEARGDRRTPILPAAEVAGSFGGHARHVIANALAAAAAARALGVPVEVVARALRSFDPHTRNPGRGCVYQVGANPVLVDYAHNPAAVGAMGAFVERCWGGVGVAAVTLPGDRSDELVSETARALAGSFGRVVVYEDEDLRGRRSGEMTRLIVQGLREVRPDVRHHPAGDLKGALTSALDMAAPGEPVLLLYEKLQPVTELLETLGAEPAG; encoded by the coding sequence GTGCGACTCGACCATGTGCGCCGCCTCGGCGGCCCGAACATCTACCTGTCCCGCCCGGTCGCGATCGCGCGGCTGGACCTGCAGGGCCTGACCGGCCACGAGACCACCGACCATCCCGGCTTCGCCGAGCGGCTCGTCGACGCCCTGCCCGGACTGGCCGAACACCACTGCTCGGCGGGCCGCCCGGGCGGGCTGCTGGAGGCGATGGCGCGCGGCACCTACTTCGGCCACGTCACCGAGCACGTCACGCTGGAGCTGTCCGGGCTGATCGGGCGGGAGGTGTTCTTCGGCCGCACCGTGCGCGCGGGCGGGCCCGCCGAGTACGACGTGATCCTGGAGTGCCCGCCCGACGAGCCGTCCCAGAGCCCGGTGGTGGAGCGGCTGATCACCCTGGCGGTGCGGATCGTGAACGGGGCGCTCGCCGGGCTCGTCCCGGGCACCTCGGCCGACCTGGCCCGGATCGCCGCCGTCCACGAGGAGGAGCGGCTCGGGGTGAGCACGGCGGCGCTGGCGCGGGCGGCGCGCGAGCGGGGCGTGCCGGTGCGCCGGGTCGGCGGGCTCAACCTGCTGCGCCTGGGGTACGGGCGGTACCGCCGGACGGTGTGGGCGGCGATGACCGACGCCACCTCGGCGATCGGGATGGAGGTCGCGGGCGACAAGCGGCTCGCGCACCGCCTGCTCGCCGACGCCGGCCTGCCCGTGCCGGAGGGGCGCGTCGCGGCGTCCCCGGGCGAGGCGCTGGAGGCGCTGCGCGCCGTCGGGAGCCCGGTGGTCGTCAAGCCGCTGGCGGGCCACCAGGGCGAGGGCGTGCACATCGAGCTGACCACGCCGCCGGAGGTGGTGGCCGCGTTCGCGTCGGCGGCCGGGGACGGCGGCGAGGTCCTCGTCGAGAGCTACATCCCGGGCAAGGACTACCGGGTGCTGGTGGTCGGCGGCCGGGTCGCGGCGGCGGCCGAGCTGACCGCCGCGTGCGTGACCGGCGACGGCACGGCCACGGTCGCGGCGCTGGTGGAGCGGGTCAACGCCGACCCTGCGCGCGGCCAGGGCCACGACCGGCCGCTGACCCGGCTCGTTCTCGGCCCCGCCGAGCTGGCGCTGCTGGAGCGGCAGGGGCACGGCCCGCGGTCGGTGCCCGCCGACGGGGAGCGGGTGTGGCTGCGCCGCAACGCGAACCTGTCCACCGGCGGCACCAGCCGGGACGTGACCGCGGACGTCCACCCCGAGGTCGCCGCGATGTGCGTGCGGGCCGCCGCGGCCGTCGGCATGGACGTGTGCGGCATCGACCTGCGGCTGCCCGACGCCGCCTCCCCGCCGCCCGCCGAGCGCGGCGCCGCCGGGATCCTGGAGGTCAACGCCGCGCCCGGCCTGCGGATGCACCTGGCGCCGCACCAGGGCGCGGGACGCGACGTCGCCGGCGACATCATCGGCCTGATGTACCCGGAGGGGACGCCCTCGCGGGTGCCGGTCGTGTCGGTCACCGGCACCAACGGCAAGACCACGACCGTCCGGATGATCGCGCACATGCTGGAGCTGGACGGGCGCCGGACCGGGATGACCAGCACCGAGGGCGTGTACGTCGGCGGGCAGCTGGTCCACCGGTCCGACGCGTCCGGGCCGCGCTCGGCGGAGATGGTGCTCGGCGACCGGTCGGTGGAGGCGGCCGTGCTGGAGACCGCGCGGGGCGGCATCGTGCGGCGCGGCCTCGGCTACGACCGCGCCGACGTCGCGGTCGTCACCAACGTCACCCGCGACCACCTCGGCGTCGACGACACCGAGACCGTGGACGACCTGGTCGACATCAAGTCCCTGGTCGCCGAGGAGATCCGGCAGGGCGGCCACGTGGTCCTCAACGCCGAGGACGCGGCGTCGGCGGGCCTCGCCGGGCGGCCGGGGGTCCGCGAGCGCGACCCGGTGCTGCGCTACTTCGCCCTGTCCCCCGACGCCCCCGTCCTCGCCGGGCACCTGCGCCGCGGCGGCGCCGGCTACAGCGTCAGGGACGGGTGGCTGACCGAGGCGCGCGGCGATCGCCGGACCCCGATCCTGCCGGCCGCCGAGGTGGCGGGCTCGTTCGGCGGGCACGCCCGCCACGTGATCGCCAACGCGCTCGCCGCGGCGGCCGCCGCCCGCGCCCTCGGCGTGCCGGTGGAGGTGGTGGCGCGGGCGCTGCGCTCGTTCGACCCGCACACGCGCAACCCCGGACGGGGCTGCGTGTACCAGGTCGGCGCCAACCCCGTCCTGGTCGACTACGCCCACAACCCGGCGGCGGTCGGGGCGATGGGCGCGTTCGTCGAGCGGTGCTGGGGCGGCGTCGGGGTCGCGGCGGTGACGCTGCCGGGCGACCGCTCCGACGAGCTGGTGAGCGAGACCGCCCGGGCGCTGGCGGGCTCGTTCGGCCGCGTCGTCGTCTACGAGGACGAGGACCTGCGGGGGCGCCGCTCGGGCGAGATGACCCGGCTGATCGTCCAGGGGCTGCGGGAGGTCCGCCCGGACGTGCGCCACCACCCGGCCGGGGACCTGAAGGGCGCGCTGACCTCCGCGCTGGACATGGCGGCGCCGGGCGAGCCCGTCCTGCTGCTGTACGAGAAGCTGCAGCCGGTGACCGAGCTGCTCGAGACGCTGGGCGCCGAGCCCGCGGGCTAA
- a CDS encoding cyanophycinase, protein MNHKHGGAGRKGRLLIIGGAENRICGSGPLETFVELAGEEDARIVVITTATEVPEEVADEYTAVFGRLGVSSVRELRLLGRAAADDAATQRALETATGVLFSGGDQSRIRTLVGSRTNELLKRRLDQEGLVIAGTSAGATAMGHWMILGGRGHDVAASTVKVGPGLALLDNVLIDMHFNERGRLPRLMSGIALDTRLLGVGIDEDTAIVVGDGRFDVVGTGVVTVVDAGQATVAYAASDDEPMAMLDVSLHLLPAGCAFQMNDRLPAIGNMRGPEEG, encoded by the coding sequence GTGAACCACAAACACGGAGGCGCCGGACGCAAGGGCCGGCTGCTGATCATCGGCGGTGCGGAGAACCGGATCTGCGGCTCCGGCCCGCTGGAGACGTTCGTCGAGCTTGCGGGCGAGGAGGACGCGCGGATCGTCGTCATCACCACGGCGACGGAGGTGCCCGAGGAGGTCGCCGACGAGTACACCGCGGTGTTCGGGCGGCTCGGCGTGTCCTCGGTGCGCGAACTGCGGCTGCTCGGCCGGGCGGCGGCCGACGACGCGGCGACGCAGCGGGCGCTGGAGACCGCGACGGGGGTGCTGTTCAGCGGAGGCGACCAGTCGCGGATCCGCACCCTGGTCGGTTCGAGGACCAACGAGCTGCTCAAGCGCCGGCTCGACCAGGAGGGTCTGGTGATCGCCGGGACGAGCGCGGGCGCCACCGCCATGGGCCACTGGATGATCCTCGGCGGCCGCGGCCACGATGTGGCCGCCTCCACCGTGAAGGTCGGCCCCGGGCTCGCCCTGCTCGACAACGTGCTGATCGACATGCACTTCAACGAGCGGGGGCGGCTGCCGAGGCTGATGAGCGGGATAGCGCTGGACACCCGGCTGCTCGGCGTCGGGATCGACGAGGACACGGCGATCGTGGTCGGCGACGGGCGGTTCGACGTCGTCGGGACGGGCGTCGTCACGGTCGTGGACGCCGGGCAGGCCACGGTCGCCTACGCCGCCTCCGACGACGAGCCGATGGCCATGCTCGACGTGTCGCTGCACCTGCTGCCGGCCGGCTGCGCGTTCCAGATGAACGACCGGCTCCCGGCGATCGGCAACATGCGCGGCCCGGAGGAGGGATAG
- a CDS encoding QsdR family transcriptional regulator translates to MSGPVPADDAVRPPSGAARPWPHQGGRAAALAAASAHYLRGEPIDMSALAAELGVGRATLYRWVGSREQLLAALLGEMTERTYRVAARGVGGAGTERILALLDRFMRAVVDAEPLKAFTEREPRLFIRLATMPGTIEDRATELLTGELQAEIDRGALRTRLPTRTLAQAIVRIADSFMYAHYLGGNRPEIDQALEVVELLLRPCPGGGESPGAAGR, encoded by the coding sequence GTGAGCGGCCCCGTTCCCGCGGACGACGCCGTGCGGCCGCCGTCCGGCGCGGCCCGCCCATGGCCGCACCAGGGCGGCCGTGCCGCCGCGCTGGCCGCCGCGTCCGCCCACTACCTGCGGGGCGAGCCGATCGACATGTCCGCGCTCGCCGCCGAACTGGGCGTCGGGCGCGCCACCCTCTACCGGTGGGTCGGCAGCCGCGAGCAGCTCCTGGCCGCCCTGCTCGGGGAGATGACCGAGCGCACCTACCGCGTCGCCGCGCGCGGCGTCGGCGGCGCCGGCACCGAACGGATCCTCGCCCTGCTGGACCGGTTCATGCGCGCGGTGGTGGACGCCGAGCCGCTGAAGGCGTTCACCGAGCGCGAGCCCCGGCTGTTCATCAGGCTGGCCACCATGCCCGGCACCATCGAGGACCGCGCCACCGAGCTGCTCACCGGCGAGCTCCAGGCGGAGATCGACCGTGGAGCGCTGCGCACCCGGCTGCCGACCCGGACGCTCGCACAGGCCATCGTCCGGATCGCCGACTCCTTCATGTACGCCCATTACCTGGGCGGGAACCGGCCGGAGATCGACCAGGCGCTGGAGGTCGTCGAGCTGCTGCTGCGGCCCTGCCCGGGCGGCGGGGAATCACCGGGCGCGGCGGGACGCTGA
- a CDS encoding ABC1 kinase family protein, which produces MSDIPRRAVTRTAKLASLPLGFAGRTALGFGKRTIGRPAEAVALEVQRRTAEQLFAVLGELKGGAMKVGQLLSIFEAGLPEEVAGPFRASLTRLQEAAPPMPAATTHRVLAEGLGEDWRAMFAEFDDRPAAAASIGQVHKAVWHDGRTVAVKVQYPGAAQALMSDFNQISRLSRLVTPLFPGVEVKPVIADLKRRLEKELDYVDEARAQTAFRDAYDGDPDFTVPAVVAQSGNVLVTEWLEGTPLAKVIAEGDQEARNRAGLLLFRFLLSGPARCEMIHIDPHPGNFRLLDDGRLGVMDFGGAARVPAELQWSIGRLLRIGTLGDPDDIVDALFEEGFLIGDAEVDPDEVAALVAPHAAPFAVERFRYSREWLREQTARGLGLASDLRPGALARAFRLPPQYLAVSRALSGCGGVLCQLEAEGEYRAEAERWLPGFSTDTDTDPDLDDKAQITA; this is translated from the coding sequence GTGAGCGACATCCCCCGCCGCGCGGTGACGCGGACCGCCAAGCTGGCGAGCCTGCCGCTCGGCTTCGCCGGGCGCACCGCCCTCGGTTTCGGCAAGCGGACCATCGGCCGTCCCGCCGAGGCCGTCGCGCTGGAGGTCCAGCGTCGCACCGCCGAGCAGCTGTTCGCCGTGCTCGGCGAGCTGAAGGGCGGCGCCATGAAGGTCGGCCAGCTGCTGTCGATCTTCGAGGCGGGGCTGCCCGAGGAGGTCGCCGGCCCGTTCCGCGCCAGCCTGACCCGGCTGCAGGAGGCGGCGCCGCCCATGCCCGCCGCGACGACGCACCGCGTCCTCGCCGAGGGGCTCGGCGAGGACTGGCGTGCGATGTTCGCCGAGTTCGACGACCGCCCGGCCGCCGCCGCGTCCATCGGCCAGGTCCACAAGGCCGTCTGGCACGACGGCCGCACGGTCGCGGTCAAGGTCCAGTACCCCGGCGCCGCCCAGGCCCTCATGAGCGACTTCAACCAGATCTCCCGCCTCAGCCGCCTCGTCACGCCGCTGTTCCCGGGCGTGGAGGTCAAGCCGGTCATCGCCGACCTCAAGCGACGCCTGGAGAAGGAGCTCGACTACGTCGACGAGGCCCGCGCCCAGACCGCCTTCCGTGACGCCTACGACGGCGACCCGGACTTCACCGTCCCCGCCGTCGTCGCCCAGTCGGGCAACGTGCTGGTCACCGAGTGGCTGGAGGGCACCCCGCTCGCCAAGGTCATCGCCGAGGGCGACCAGGAGGCCCGGAACCGCGCCGGCCTGCTGCTGTTCCGCTTCCTGCTGTCCGGCCCGGCCCGCTGCGAGATGATCCACATCGACCCGCACCCGGGCAACTTCCGGCTGCTGGACGACGGCCGCCTCGGCGTCATGGACTTCGGCGGCGCCGCCCGCGTCCCCGCCGAGCTCCAGTGGTCGATCGGGCGCCTGCTGCGCATCGGCACCCTCGGCGACCCCGACGACATCGTGGACGCGCTGTTCGAGGAGGGCTTCCTGATCGGGGACGCCGAAGTGGACCCCGACGAGGTCGCCGCGCTCGTCGCCCCGCACGCCGCCCCGTTCGCCGTGGAGCGCTTCCGCTACTCCCGCGAATGGCTGCGCGAACAGACGGCCCGCGGCCTCGGCCTGGCCTCCGACCTGCGGCCCGGCGCACTCGCCCGCGCGTTCCGCCTGCCGCCGCAGTACCTCGCCGTCAGCCGCGCCCTCTCCGGCTGCGGGGGCGTCCTGTGCCAGCTGGAGGCCGAGGGCGAGTACCGTGCCGAAGCCGAGCGCTGGCTCCCCGGCTTCTCCACAGACACCGACACCGATCCCGACCTCGACGACAAGGCGCAGATCACCGCCTGA
- a CDS encoding siderophore-interacting protein has product MATEPARKGRRLHRGTVLRTERLTPHMIRVVLGGDGLSDFGAGEFTDHYVKLLFPRPGVAYPEPFDMERVRAELPREQWPSTRTYTVRAWDAGAGELTIDFVHHGDKGLAGPWAASVRPGEEIFFNGPGGGYAPRADAGWHLLAGDESALPAIAASLERLPDGAPARVLIEVAGPEEEQDLRTPGDAEIVWLHRGGGQVGDLLVEAVQKLDFPEGEVHAFVHGEANLVKALRRHLRVERGLPLDRLSISGYWRRGRDEDGWQSGKREWNQRVEQEEAQALA; this is encoded by the coding sequence ATGGCGACGGAACCGGCACGCAAGGGACGCAGGCTCCACCGGGGAACGGTGCTGCGCACCGAGCGCCTCACACCGCACATGATCCGCGTGGTCCTCGGCGGTGACGGGCTCTCGGACTTCGGCGCGGGCGAGTTCACCGACCACTACGTGAAGCTGCTGTTCCCGCGGCCGGGCGTCGCCTACCCCGAGCCGTTCGACATGGAGCGGGTGCGCGCCGAGCTGCCGCGCGAGCAGTGGCCCAGCACCCGCACCTACACCGTCCGCGCGTGGGACGCCGGGGCCGGCGAGCTGACGATCGACTTCGTCCACCACGGCGACAAGGGCCTCGCCGGTCCGTGGGCGGCGAGCGTCCGGCCGGGCGAGGAGATCTTCTTCAACGGCCCGGGCGGCGGCTACGCGCCCCGCGCCGACGCCGGCTGGCACCTGCTCGCCGGCGACGAGAGCGCCCTGCCCGCGATCGCGGCCTCCCTGGAACGCCTCCCGGACGGCGCCCCCGCCCGCGTGCTGATCGAGGTCGCGGGGCCCGAGGAGGAGCAGGACCTGCGCACGCCCGGCGACGCGGAGATCGTCTGGCTGCACCGGGGCGGCGGCCAGGTCGGCGACCTGCTGGTCGAGGCCGTCCAGAAGCTCGACTTCCCCGAAGGGGAGGTGCACGCCTTCGTGCACGGCGAGGCCAACCTCGTCAAGGCGCTCCGCCGCCACCTGCGCGTCGAGCGCGGCCTTCCCCTGGACCGGCTGTCGATCTCCGGCTACTGGCGGCGCGGCCGCGACGAGGACGGCTGGCAGTCCGGAAAGCGCGAATGGAACCAGCGGGTGGAGCAGGAGGAGGCGCAGGCCCTGGCATGA
- a CDS encoding serine hydrolase domain-containing protein, producing the protein MRRRPWTLALAAAAVTVALAAPPANAAPPAPAPPPPPSVGVTEAARGFDPLLPSSDPVALREAYRPLAVTYTYEGQRHTLDDYLARTGTQGFVVLDRSDVVFERYVTTNRDTLFQSWSMAKSFTSAAVGIALGEGFIDSVDDPVTRYVPELAGSGYDGVSLRDLLRMSSGIQWTETNDVPFVHVAASLGYPLTELAKQRKRGWEPGTRFEYTSMNSFVLSWVVAKATGVPYHAYVQKKIWGPAGMAAKAYLGNDSNGNNMGYCCYYATDRDFARFGLLYLNGGRANGRQVVPASWVTESTQPSATFNRGYGLQWWLGENGDFSANGLGGQLIWVSPRYGVVIVKSTLATVLAGEETDAAFAAIAAEVARTRTARLASAH; encoded by the coding sequence ATGCGCCGCAGGCCCTGGACGCTCGCACTCGCCGCAGCCGCCGTCACCGTCGCCCTCGCCGCTCCCCCGGCGAACGCCGCTCCCCCGGCGCCCGCGCCGCCGCCCCCGCCGTCCGTCGGCGTCACCGAGGCCGCGCGCGGCTTCGACCCCCTGCTGCCCTCGTCCGATCCCGTCGCCCTGCGCGAGGCGTACCGGCCGCTCGCGGTCACCTACACCTACGAAGGCCAGAGGCACACCCTCGACGACTACCTCGCCCGTACCGGTACGCAGGGGTTCGTCGTCCTGGACCGAAGCGACGTCGTCTTCGAGCGGTACGTCACCACCAACCGCGACACCCTGTTCCAGTCGTGGTCGATGGCGAAGTCGTTCACCTCGGCCGCGGTCGGCATCGCGCTCGGCGAGGGTTTCATCGACTCGGTCGACGACCCGGTCACCCGGTACGTCCCGGAGCTGGCGGGCTCGGGCTACGACGGCGTCTCCCTGCGGGACCTGCTGCGGATGTCGTCGGGCATCCAGTGGACGGAGACCAACGACGTGCCGTTCGTGCACGTCGCCGCGAGCCTCGGGTATCCGCTGACCGAACTGGCCAAGCAGCGCAAGCGCGGATGGGAGCCGGGGACGAGGTTCGAGTACACGAGCATGAACTCGTTCGTCCTCTCCTGGGTCGTGGCCAAGGCCACCGGGGTCCCGTACCACGCCTACGTCCAGAAGAAGATCTGGGGACCGGCCGGGATGGCCGCCAAGGCGTACCTCGGCAACGACTCCAACGGCAACAACATGGGGTACTGCTGCTACTACGCCACCGACCGCGACTTCGCGCGGTTCGGCCTGCTGTACCTGAACGGCGGCAGGGCGAACGGTCGCCAGGTCGTTCCCGCCTCGTGGGTGACGGAGTCGACGCAGCCGTCCGCCACGTTCAACAGGGGGTACGGCCTGCAGTGGTGGCTCGGCGAGAACGGCGACTTCTCGGCCAACGGCCTCGGCGGCCAGCTCATCTGGGTCTCGCCCCGGTACGGCGTCGTCATCGTGAAGTCGACGCTGGCGACCGTCCTCGCCGGAGAGGAGACCGACGCCGCGTTCGCGGCGATCGCCGCCGAGGTCGCACGGACCCGCACGGCCCGCCTGGCCTCGGCTCACTGA
- a CDS encoding cyclase family protein, with the protein MSVLAQLLAAVADGSVEIVDLTAPLSERTPILRLPEPFANTVPFRLREISRYDDRGPAWYWNDIETGEHVGTHFDAPVHWATGRDGEDVSQVPPARLVAPAVVLDASGRAAADPDFLLEIDHVRDWERAHGPLPDGGWLLYRTGWDARAADQDAFLNADENGPHTPGISAECARWLAEETPLLGLGVETVGTDAGGAHGFDPPFPCHSYFLGAGKYGLTQLRNLDRLPARGAVLLASPLPIVGGSGSPARVLALIER; encoded by the coding sequence ATGTCCGTGCTCGCCCAGCTGCTCGCCGCCGTCGCCGACGGCTCCGTGGAGATCGTCGACCTGACGGCACCGCTGTCGGAACGGACCCCGATCCTGCGATTGCCGGAGCCGTTCGCCAACACCGTCCCGTTCCGGCTGAGGGAGATCAGCCGCTACGACGACCGCGGACCCGCCTGGTACTGGAACGACATCGAGACCGGCGAGCACGTCGGCACCCACTTCGACGCCCCGGTGCACTGGGCCACCGGCCGCGACGGCGAGGACGTCTCGCAGGTCCCGCCCGCCCGGCTCGTCGCCCCCGCCGTGGTGCTGGACGCCTCCGGGCGCGCAGCCGCCGATCCCGACTTCCTGCTGGAGATCGACCACGTCCGCGACTGGGAGCGGGCGCACGGCCCGCTCCCGGACGGCGGCTGGCTCCTCTACCGGACGGGCTGGGACGCCCGCGCCGCCGACCAGGACGCCTTCCTCAACGCCGACGAGAACGGCCCGCACACCCCGGGGATCTCGGCCGAGTGCGCCCGGTGGCTGGCCGAGGAGACGCCGCTGCTCGGCCTCGGCGTCGAGACCGTCGGCACCGACGCGGGCGGCGCCCACGGCTTCGACCCGCCCTTCCCGTGCCACTCCTACTTCCTCGGCGCCGGCAAGTACGGGCTCACCCAGCTGCGGAACCTCGACCGGCTCCCGGCCCGCGGCGCCGTGCTGCTCGCCTCGCCGCTGCCGATCGTCGGCGGCTCGGGGAGCCCGGCCCGGGTGCTCGCGCTGATCGAGCGATGA
- a CDS encoding thiamine pyrophosphate-binding protein, protein MNVAEAVGQTLARFGAGTVFGVVGSGNFHVTNALAANGARFVAARHEGGAVTMADAYARVSRGLGVVTVHQGPGLTNAVTGMAEAAKSRTPLLVVAGEVAAAAVRSNFRVDQAAIAAAVGAVPERVHSPQTALADVARACRTAVAERRTVLLGLPLDVQAADLPDPPARTSPRARPGRVPALPVPPPAAIAGLADALQAARRPVFVAGRGARLSGARDALAELAGRCGALPATSAVARGLFAGDPFALDVSGGFATPAAAELIRGADLVVAWGCSLNMWTTRHGALIGRDAAVVQVDVDAHALGAHRPVDLGLIGDAAETARAASAELGARGHRATGYRTPEVAERLAREGRWQDVPYDEHPCEDGGDGPRIDPRTLTIALDGMLPRERTVAVDSGNFMGYPAMFLDVPDDDGLVFTQAFQSVGLGLASAIGAAVARPDRLTVAALGDGGALMSVAELETAVRLGLGLLVLVYDDEAYGAEVHHFGPGGHPLDAVTFPPADLAAIGRGFGCAAATVRTADDLAAVAGWLAGPRDRPMVVDAKVTRRCPSWWLEEAFRGH, encoded by the coding sequence ATGAACGTCGCCGAGGCGGTGGGGCAGACCCTCGCGCGGTTCGGCGCCGGCACCGTCTTCGGAGTCGTCGGCAGCGGCAACTTCCACGTCACGAACGCCCTCGCGGCGAACGGCGCCCGGTTCGTCGCCGCCCGCCACGAGGGCGGCGCCGTGACGATGGCCGACGCGTACGCGCGGGTGAGCCGCGGCCTCGGCGTCGTGACCGTCCACCAGGGGCCCGGCCTGACCAACGCGGTCACAGGCATGGCGGAGGCCGCCAAGAGCCGCACGCCGCTGCTGGTGGTCGCGGGCGAGGTGGCCGCGGCCGCGGTCCGCTCCAACTTCCGCGTCGACCAGGCGGCGATCGCCGCGGCGGTGGGCGCCGTCCCCGAGCGGGTCCACTCCCCGCAGACCGCCCTGGCCGACGTGGCGCGCGCGTGCCGGACGGCGGTCGCCGAGCGCCGCACGGTGCTGCTCGGGCTGCCGCTGGACGTCCAGGCCGCCGACCTGCCGGACCCGCCCGCGCGGACGTCCCCGCGCGCCCGGCCGGGGAGAGTGCCGGCGCTGCCGGTGCCGCCGCCCGCCGCGATCGCCGGCCTCGCCGACGCGCTCCAGGCGGCGCGGCGGCCGGTGTTCGTCGCGGGGCGCGGCGCGCGCCTGTCGGGTGCGCGCGACGCCCTGGCCGAGCTCGCCGGACGCTGCGGGGCGCTGCCCGCGACGTCGGCGGTGGCGCGCGGGCTGTTCGCGGGCGACCCGTTCGCCCTGGACGTCAGCGGAGGCTTCGCCACCCCCGCCGCCGCGGAGCTGATCCGCGGCGCCGACCTGGTCGTCGCCTGGGGCTGCTCGCTGAACATGTGGACGACGCGGCACGGCGCCCTCATCGGCCGGGACGCCGCGGTCGTGCAGGTCGACGTGGACGCGCACGCGCTCGGCGCGCACCGCCCCGTCGACCTCGGCCTGATCGGCGACGCCGCCGAGACCGCGCGGGCCGCCTCGGCCGAGCTCGGCGCGCGCGGGCACCGGGCCACCGGCTACCGCACGCCCGAGGTGGCGGAGCGGCTCGCCCGCGAGGGCCGCTGGCAGGACGTCCCCTACGACGAGCACCCCTGCGAGGACGGCGGCGACGGCCCCCGCATCGACCCGCGCACGCTGACGATCGCCCTGGACGGGATGCTGCCCCGCGAGCGCACGGTGGCCGTCGACTCCGGCAACTTCATGGGCTACCCGGCGATGTTCCTGGACGTCCCCGATGACGACGGCCTGGTGTTCACGCAGGCGTTCCAGTCGGTGGGGCTCGGCCTCGCGTCCGCCATCGGCGCGGCCGTGGCCCGCCCGGACCGGCTCACCGTCGCCGCGCTCGGCGACGGCGGCGCGCTGATGTCGGTCGCGGAGCTGGAGACGGCCGTCCGGCTCGGGCTCGGCCTGCTCGTGCTCGTCTACGACGACGAGGCCTACGGGGCGGAGGTGCACCACTTCGGTCCGGGCGGGCACCCCCTCGACGCCGTGACGTTCCCGCCCGCGGACCTGGCCGCGATCGGGCGCGGGTTCGGCTGCGCGGCGGCGACCGTCCGGACGGCGGACGATCTCGCGGCGGTGGCCGGCTGGCTGGCGGGGCCGCGCGACCGGCCGATGGTCGTGGACGCCAAGGTCACCCGCCGTTGTCCCTCATGGTGGCTGGAGGAGGCGTTCCGTGGTCATTAG